One window of Streptomyces sp. NBC_00273 genomic DNA carries:
- a CDS encoding sulfite exporter TauE/SafE family protein, whose product MSIWESLAVFAAGIGAGTINTIVGSGTLITFPVLLATGLPPVTANVSNTLGLVPGSISGAIGYRKELQGQRSRILRLGSVSLIGGLAGALLLLTLPSESFDTIVPVLIALALVLVVLQPRLAAALRRRQEAAGGDTGHPDGGPALLGGMLLSSAYGGYFGAAQGVLYLGLMGLLLREDLQRINAVKNVIAALVNGIAAVVFLFVAEFDWTAVVLIAVGSTIGGQIGAKVGRRLSPTVLRAVIVTVGILAIVQLLVS is encoded by the coding sequence ATGTCCATCTGGGAATCACTCGCTGTCTTCGCCGCCGGCATCGGCGCGGGCACGATCAACACCATCGTCGGCTCCGGCACCCTGATCACCTTCCCGGTGCTGCTCGCCACCGGACTGCCCCCGGTCACCGCCAACGTGTCCAACACCCTCGGCCTGGTGCCCGGTTCGATCAGCGGGGCCATCGGCTACCGCAAGGAGCTCCAGGGCCAGCGCTCCCGCATCCTGCGGCTCGGCTCCGTGTCCCTCATCGGCGGACTCGCGGGCGCGCTCCTGCTCCTCACCCTGCCGTCCGAGTCCTTCGACACGATCGTGCCCGTTCTGATCGCCCTGGCGCTGGTCCTCGTCGTCCTCCAGCCCCGGCTCGCCGCCGCGCTGCGCCGACGCCAGGAAGCCGCCGGAGGCGACACCGGCCACCCCGACGGCGGACCGGCGCTGCTCGGCGGCATGCTGCTCTCCAGCGCGTACGGAGGCTACTTCGGCGCCGCCCAGGGCGTGCTCTACCTCGGCCTGATGGGCCTGCTGCTCCGCGAGGACCTGCAACGCATCAACGCCGTCAAGAACGTCATCGCCGCTCTGGTGAACGGCATCGCGGCCGTCGTCTTCCTCTTCGTCGCCGAGTTCGACTGGACGGCCGTCGTCCTCATCGCCGTCGGCTCCACGATCGGAGGTCAGATCGGCGCCAAGGTCGGCCGGCGCCTCTCGCCGACCGTCCTGCGTGCGGTCATCGTGACGGTCGGCATCCTCGCCATCGTCCAACTG
- a CDS encoding ABC transporter ATP-binding protein translates to MSDVLELVDVSVVREGRALVDQVSWSVKEGERWVILGPNGAGKTTLLNLASSYLFPTKGTATILGSTLGKVDVFELRPRIGVAGIAMADKLPKRQTVLQTVLTAAYGMTATWQEEYEDVDEQRARAFLDRLGMTEYLDRKFGTLSEGERKRTLIARALMTDPELLLLDEPAAGLDLGGREDLVRRLGRLARDPLAPSMVMVTHHVEEIAPGFTHVLMIRQGKVVTAGPIDLELTSRNLSLCFGLPLVVERNGTDRWTAQGLPLG, encoded by the coding sequence ATGAGCGATGTTCTGGAGCTGGTGGACGTATCCGTGGTCCGCGAGGGCCGGGCTCTGGTGGACCAGGTCTCCTGGTCGGTGAAGGAGGGCGAGCGCTGGGTGATCCTCGGCCCCAACGGCGCCGGCAAGACCACACTGCTGAACCTCGCCTCCAGCTACCTCTTCCCCACCAAGGGCACCGCCACCATCCTCGGCAGCACCCTCGGCAAGGTGGACGTCTTCGAGCTGCGCCCCCGCATCGGTGTCGCCGGCATCGCGATGGCCGACAAGCTGCCCAAGCGGCAGACCGTCCTGCAGACCGTCCTCACCGCCGCCTACGGCATGACGGCGACCTGGCAGGAGGAGTACGAGGACGTCGACGAGCAGCGCGCCCGCGCCTTCCTCGACCGCCTCGGCATGACCGAGTACCTCGACCGCAAGTTCGGCACCCTCTCCGAGGGCGAGCGCAAGCGCACGCTGATCGCCCGTGCCCTGATGACCGACCCCGAGCTGCTGCTCCTCGACGAGCCCGCCGCCGGTCTGGACCTCGGCGGTCGCGAGGACCTCGTACGCCGCCTCGGCCGCCTGGCCCGCGACCCGCTCGCCCCGTCGATGGTCATGGTCACGCACCACGTCGAGGAGATCGCCCCCGGCTTCACCCACGTCCTGATGATCCGTCAGGGCAAGGTCGTCACCGCGGGCCCGATCGACCTCGAACTGACCTCCCGCAACCTCTCCCTCTGCTTCGGCCTCCCGCTGGTCGTCGAGCGCAACGGGACCGACCGCTGGACCGCACAGGGCCTTCCGCTCGGCTGA
- a CDS encoding transglycosylase SLT domain-containing protein, which yields MSASRTPGHSRLTKAHKLSIAGVATLSAAAVAFSLVPADAAEAETINAAPVAWTQAVNGAQTKALHGNLSAQQVISQANAKAAAKIKADADAKAKAEAAAKKAREAKTAASRSAARTPVFANNLDGWIKEALFIMKKEGIPGTYAGIHKNVMRESSGNPMAINNWDINAQNGIPSKGLLQVIYPTFKAYHVKGTKFDQYDPVANIVAACNYAADRYGSMDNVNSAY from the coding sequence ATGTCTGCTTCCCGCACCCCCGGTCACAGTCGTCTGACGAAGGCACACAAGCTGTCCATCGCCGGTGTCGCCACGCTGAGCGCCGCCGCCGTCGCCTTCTCCCTCGTTCCGGCCGACGCCGCCGAGGCCGAGACCATCAACGCCGCCCCCGTCGCCTGGACCCAGGCCGTCAACGGCGCGCAGACGAAGGCGCTGCACGGAAACCTCTCCGCCCAGCAGGTCATCTCCCAGGCGAACGCGAAGGCCGCGGCCAAGATCAAGGCCGACGCCGACGCGAAGGCCAAGGCCGAGGCCGCCGCGAAGAAGGCGCGCGAGGCGAAGACTGCCGCGAGCCGCTCCGCCGCCCGCACCCCGGTCTTCGCGAACAACCTCGACGGCTGGATCAAGGAAGCCCTCTTCATCATGAAGAAGGAAGGCATTCCGGGCACCTACGCCGGCATCCACAAGAACGTCATGCGCGAGTCCAGCGGTAACCCGATGGCGATCAACAACTGGGACATCAACGCCCAGAACGGCATCCCCAGCAAGGGTCTGCTCCAGGTCATCTACCCGACCTTCAAGGCGTACCACGTCAAGGGCACCAAGTTCGACCAGTACGACCCGGTCGCCAACATCGTCGCCGCCTGCAACTACGCGGCCGACCGCTACGGCTCCATGGACAACGTCAACAGCGCCTACTAG
- a CDS encoding FHA domain-containing protein: MPELVLELNGRTWTLDPSRSYSLGRDPQGDVVIDDARVSWRHATITWNGRGWGIEDHGSTNGTYVHGARVQQTELVPGTPVHLGNATDGPRLNLSAAAAPQPAVAQQAPAQAYAQPQAPAYQAPQQQPQHQAWEQQQHAQQQHAQQPQAHLPHQQGAAAPRPAQGGAPAYGDRSPTTFHQLSLGHVMRIGRALENELVVSDLQVSRHHAEFRSMPGGRFEIHDLGSHNGTYVNGQPLAKSGTALLGPNDIVGVGHSTFRIVGDRLEEFVDTGEVSFSARHLTVTVDGGKQILKDVTFGVPEKSLIGVIGPSGSGKSTLLKALTGYRPANEGDVLYDNRNLYKQFAELRQRIGLVPQDDILHKELRVRTALKYAAKLRFPGDTAESERAARIDEVLRELKLDIHKDKKITALSGGQRKRVSVALELLTKPSLIFLDEPTSGLDPGMDRDVMQLLRGLADDGRTVLVVTHSVAELAICDKLLVMAPGGSVAYFGPPDEALNFFGYTTWADVFSAFENYRDYDWAGRWKGSQHYQLYAADIDAVAPQSVAMPPAQMRPTKPQGWGSQLWTLIRRYVSVIASDVGFLALMVLLPAVLGVVSTVIPAKFGLAPPVAPSRFNGDAGTIMLILAVGMCFSGAANSVRELIKERVIYERERATGLYRSAYLMSKVIVLGVITAIQGVIICAIGFFPRDLPAEGLIMPPAVEICLSVIALGFTSMMFGLVISSLVKTAEKTMPLLVMFAIVQVVFTGILFQVYDSPGLEQFAWLMPSRWAIAAAGTTLNLGKLMPPWDAENPTNTDPLWDATIGQWSLNITILLLIGIACGFAVQRLLRRHEPEVMRAGK, from the coding sequence GTGCCGGAACTCGTACTGGAATTGAATGGAAGGACCTGGACGCTCGATCCGTCCAGGTCGTACTCGCTGGGGCGTGACCCCCAGGGAGACGTGGTGATCGACGATGCCCGGGTGTCGTGGCGGCACGCCACCATCACCTGGAACGGCCGGGGTTGGGGCATCGAGGACCACGGCAGCACCAACGGCACCTACGTGCACGGGGCCAGGGTCCAGCAGACCGAGCTCGTGCCCGGCACGCCGGTCCACCTGGGCAACGCGACGGACGGCCCGCGGCTGAATCTGAGCGCCGCCGCCGCGCCGCAGCCGGCCGTGGCCCAGCAGGCCCCGGCACAGGCGTACGCCCAGCCGCAGGCCCCGGCCTACCAGGCCCCGCAGCAGCAGCCCCAGCACCAGGCCTGGGAACAGCAGCAGCACGCACAGCAGCAGCACGCTCAGCAGCCGCAGGCCCACCTCCCGCACCAGCAGGGCGCTGCCGCTCCCCGCCCGGCGCAGGGCGGGGCCCCGGCCTACGGAGACCGCAGCCCGACGACGTTCCACCAGCTCTCGCTGGGCCACGTCATGCGGATCGGCCGTGCGCTGGAGAACGAGCTGGTGGTCTCCGACCTCCAGGTCTCCCGCCACCACGCCGAGTTCCGCTCGATGCCCGGCGGCCGCTTCGAGATCCACGACCTCGGCAGCCACAACGGCACCTACGTCAACGGTCAGCCGCTGGCGAAGTCGGGCACCGCCCTGCTGGGCCCGAACGACATCGTCGGCGTCGGCCACTCGACGTTCCGGATCGTCGGTGACCGCCTCGAGGAGTTCGTCGACACCGGCGAGGTCTCCTTCTCGGCCCGCCACCTCACGGTCACGGTCGACGGCGGCAAGCAGATCCTCAAGGACGTCACCTTCGGCGTCCCCGAGAAGTCGCTGATCGGCGTCATCGGCCCCTCCGGCTCCGGCAAGTCGACGCTGCTCAAGGCGCTGACCGGCTACCGCCCGGCCAACGAGGGCGATGTCCTCTACGACAACCGCAACCTGTACAAGCAGTTCGCGGAGCTCCGCCAGCGCATCGGCCTGGTGCCGCAGGACGACATCCTGCACAAGGAGCTGAGGGTCCGCACCGCCCTGAAGTACGCGGCCAAGCTCCGCTTCCCGGGCGACACCGCCGAGTCCGAGCGCGCCGCCCGCATCGACGAGGTGCTGCGCGAGCTCAAGCTCGACATCCACAAGGACAAGAAGATCACCGCGCTCTCGGGCGGTCAGCGCAAGCGCGTGTCCGTGGCCCTGGAGCTGCTCACCAAGCCGTCGCTGATCTTCCTGGACGAGCCGACCTCGGGCCTCGACCCGGGCATGGACCGCGACGTCATGCAGCTGCTGCGCGGCCTCGCCGACGACGGCCGCACGGTCCTCGTCGTCACCCACTCGGTCGCCGAGCTGGCCATCTGCGACAAGCTGCTGGTCATGGCCCCGGGCGGTTCGGTCGCGTACTTCGGTCCGCCGGACGAGGCGCTGAACTTCTTCGGCTACACCACGTGGGCGGACGTGTTCTCGGCCTTCGAGAACTACCGCGACTACGACTGGGCCGGCCGCTGGAAGGGCTCCCAGCACTACCAGCTGTACGCCGCCGACATCGACGCGGTCGCCCCGCAGTCCGTCGCGATGCCTCCGGCCCAGATGCGCCCGACCAAGCCGCAGGGCTGGGGCTCGCAGCTGTGGACGCTGATCCGCCGCTACGTCTCGGTGATCGCCTCGGACGTGGGCTTCTTGGCCCTGATGGTGCTCCTGCCCGCCGTCCTCGGCGTGGTCTCCACGGTGATCCCCGCGAAGTTCGGCCTCGCACCGCCCGTCGCGCCGTCCCGCTTCAACGGCGACGCCGGCACGATCATGCTGATCCTCGCGGTCGGCATGTGCTTCTCGGGCGCCGCCAACTCGGTCCGTGAGCTGATCAAGGAACGGGTCATCTACGAGCGAGAACGCGCGACCGGCCTGTACCGGTCCGCGTACCTCATGTCGAAGGTGATCGTCCTCGGTGTCATCACGGCCATCCAGGGCGTGATCATCTGTGCGATCGGCTTCTTCCCGCGCGACCTGCCCGCCGAGGGCCTGATCATGCCGCCGGCCGTCGAGATCTGCCTGTCGGTCATCGCGCTCGGCTTCACCTCGATGATGTTCGGCCTGGTGATCTCCTCGCTGGTGAAGACCGCCGAGAAGACCATGCCGCTGCTGGTCATGTTCGCGATCGTCCAGGTCGTCTTCACCGGCATCCTCTTCCAGGTCTACGACTCCCCGGGCCTGGAGCAGTTCGCCTGGCTGATGCCGTCCCGCTGGGCCATCGCCGCAGCCGGCACCACGCTGAACCTCGGCAAGCTCATGCCGCCGTGGGACGCGGAGAACCCGACCAACACCGACCCGCTCTGGGACGCCACGATCGGCCAGTGGAGCCTGAACATCACCATCCTGCTGCTCATCGGCATCGCCTGCGGCTTCGCGGTGCAGCGCCTGCTGCGCCGCCACGAGCCCGAGGTCATGCGCGCGGGCAAGTAG
- a CDS encoding NfeD family protein: MDIDAWVWWLIGAVGLGIPLVLTAMPEFGMFAVGAVAAAVTAAVGGGVVAQVLVFVIVSVALIAVVRPIANRHRTQRPQHRSGIDALRGRSAVVLERVDGSGGRIKLAGEVWSARTLDADTSFEPGQSVDVVEIDGATAVVM; the protein is encoded by the coding sequence GTGGACATCGACGCGTGGGTGTGGTGGCTCATCGGCGCGGTCGGACTGGGCATCCCCCTCGTCCTGACCGCCATGCCGGAGTTCGGCATGTTCGCCGTCGGCGCGGTCGCGGCCGCCGTCACGGCTGCCGTCGGCGGGGGAGTGGTGGCACAGGTCCTGGTCTTCGTGATCGTGTCGGTCGCGCTCATCGCCGTCGTCCGACCCATCGCCAACCGGCACCGTACCCAGCGCCCGCAACACCGCAGCGGCATCGACGCGTTGAGGGGCAGATCCGCCGTCGTCCTGGAACGGGTCGACGGCAGCGGCGGCCGCATCAAGCTCGCCGGCGAGGTCTGGTCCGCGCGCACCCTCGACGCGGACACCAGCTTCGAACCCGGACAGTCCGTCGACGTGGTGGAGATCGACGGAGCGACCGCCGTCGTCATGTGA
- a CDS encoding SDR family NAD(P)-dependent oxidoreductase: MSVAIVTGASRGLGRALAGELAARGWDLVLSARGAAALEETAAGPARAAGARVVAVAGDVSSAAHRAALVAAARELGGLDLLVNNAGVLGAEPLVPLAEHALDGLREAFEVNVVGPLGLVQEGLPLLRAARAGAVLNISSDAAVVAYATWGAYGATKAAGDLMSAVLAVEEPELRVWWADPGSMRTRMMAAAEPDEDLAGLPAPEEVAPALLRLVERELPSGRYTARELAEAGPGAGVGAGTEAGAGAGTGGGR, translated from the coding sequence ATGTCGGTGGCGATCGTGACGGGGGCGTCCAGGGGGCTGGGCCGGGCGTTGGCCGGGGAGCTGGCGGCGCGGGGCTGGGACCTGGTGCTGAGCGCACGGGGTGCGGCGGCGCTGGAGGAGACCGCGGCCGGGCCCGCCCGGGCGGCCGGGGCGCGGGTGGTGGCGGTGGCGGGGGACGTGTCCTCGGCGGCGCACCGGGCGGCGCTGGTGGCTGCGGCGCGGGAGCTGGGCGGGCTGGATCTGCTGGTGAACAACGCGGGGGTGCTCGGGGCCGAGCCGTTGGTGCCGCTGGCGGAGCACGCGCTGGACGGGCTGCGGGAGGCCTTCGAGGTCAATGTGGTGGGGCCGCTGGGGCTGGTCCAGGAGGGGCTGCCGCTGTTGCGGGCGGCGCGGGCCGGGGCGGTGCTGAACATCAGCTCGGACGCGGCGGTGGTGGCGTACGCGACGTGGGGGGCGTACGGGGCGACCAAGGCGGCGGGGGACCTGATGTCGGCCGTGCTTGCGGTGGAGGAGCCGGAGCTGCGGGTGTGGTGGGCCGATCCGGGGTCGATGCGGACGCGGATGATGGCGGCGGCCGAGCCGGACGAGGACCTGGCGGGGCTACCGGCGCCGGAGGAGGTGGCTCCGGCGCTGCTGCGGCTGGTGGAGCGGGAGCTGCCGAGCGGGCGGTACACGGCGCGGGAGCTGGCGGAGGCGGGCCCGGGAGCGGGCGTGGGAGCGGGCACGGAGGCGGGTGCGGGGGCGGGCACGGGGGGTGGGCGGTGA
- a CDS encoding GAF domain-containing sensor histidine kinase: MTGSPPHGGPPSGLAAVSTALLAMSRRLEVRDVLRTIVVSARELLDAEYAALGVPDDHGGFAQFVVDGISAEQWRRIGPLPRQHGILAAMLHEGGPERLADVRKDPRFEGWPAAHPEMSDFLGMPVRDGDETLGALFLANKRGPRGFTDEDQELLSLLAQHAAIALTNAHLYERSRELTIAEERSRLAHELHDAVSQKLFSLRLTAQAAATLVDRDPARAKDELQQVAALAAEAADELRAAVTELRPAALDEDGLVATLRTHVHVLDRAHTAHVTFTCDGVRALPAPQEEALLRVAQEALHNALRHSDGDRVEVTLARTPAGGAVLKVLDTGKGFDPRTVRRAGRHLGLVSMRDRASGVGGRLTVHSEPGRGTTIEMEVPGG; encoded by the coding sequence ATGACCGGTAGCCCCCCGCACGGCGGGCCCCCCAGCGGCCTGGCCGCCGTGAGCACCGCACTGCTCGCCATGAGCCGCCGCCTGGAGGTCCGCGACGTCCTGCGCACGATCGTCGTGTCCGCCCGCGAACTCCTGGACGCCGAGTACGCGGCCCTGGGCGTCCCGGACGACCACGGCGGCTTCGCCCAGTTCGTCGTGGACGGCATCAGCGCGGAGCAGTGGCGGCGCATCGGCCCGCTGCCCCGCCAGCACGGCATCCTCGCCGCGATGCTCCACGAGGGAGGCCCCGAGCGCCTGGCCGACGTGCGCAAGGACCCGCGCTTCGAGGGCTGGCCGGCCGCCCACCCGGAGATGTCCGACTTCCTCGGCATGCCCGTGCGCGACGGCGATGAGACCCTCGGAGCCCTCTTCCTGGCGAACAAGCGCGGCCCCCGCGGGTTCACCGACGAGGACCAGGAACTCCTCTCCCTCCTCGCCCAGCACGCGGCGATCGCCCTGACCAACGCCCACCTCTACGAGCGCAGCCGCGAGCTCACCATCGCCGAGGAGCGCTCCCGGCTCGCCCACGAGCTGCACGACGCCGTCAGCCAGAAGCTCTTCTCGCTCCGCCTCACCGCCCAAGCCGCCGCCACCCTGGTCGACCGGGACCCGGCCCGGGCCAAGGACGAGCTCCAGCAGGTGGCGGCCCTGGCGGCGGAGGCCGCCGACGAGCTGCGCGCCGCCGTGACCGAGCTGCGCCCGGCCGCCCTGGACGAGGACGGACTGGTCGCCACCCTCCGTACGCACGTCCACGTGCTCGACCGCGCCCACACCGCGCACGTCACCTTCACCTGTGACGGCGTACGGGCCCTGCCGGCGCCCCAGGAGGAAGCGCTGCTCCGCGTCGCCCAGGAGGCCCTGCACAACGCCCTGCGCCACTCGGACGGCGACCGCGTCGAGGTCACCCTGGCCCGGACGCCCGCCGGGGGCGCGGTCCTCAAGGTCCTCGACACCGGCAAGGGCTTCGACCCCCGGACCGTCCGCAGGGCCGGCCGGCACCTGGGCCTGGTCTCCATGCGGGACCGCGCGAGCGGCGTCGGCGGCCGGCTCACCGTGCACTCGGAGCCCGGTCGGGGCACCACGATCGAGATGGAGGTCCCCGGTGGCTGA
- a CDS encoding response regulator transcription factor translates to MADSTGRSGSGIRVLLVDDHQVVRRGLRTFLEVQEDIEVVGEASDGEEGIARAEELGPDVILMDIKMPGTDGIEALRRLRELANPARVLIVTSFTEQRTVVPALRAGAAGYVYKDIDPEALAGAIRSVHAGHVLLQPEVALALLSQEEQGSPAGRPGSLTDREREVLGLIADGRSNREIARALVLSEKTVKTHVSNILMKLDLSDRTQAALWAVRHGIAE, encoded by the coding sequence GTGGCTGACAGCACCGGCCGGAGCGGCAGCGGCATTCGAGTACTGCTGGTCGACGACCACCAGGTGGTCCGGCGGGGCCTGCGGACCTTCCTGGAGGTCCAGGAGGACATCGAGGTGGTCGGCGAGGCCTCCGACGGCGAAGAGGGCATCGCCCGCGCCGAGGAGCTGGGGCCCGACGTGATCCTGATGGACATCAAGATGCCGGGCACCGACGGCATCGAGGCGCTGCGCAGGTTGCGCGAGCTGGCGAACCCGGCCCGCGTGCTGATCGTCACCAGCTTCACCGAGCAGCGGACCGTGGTCCCCGCCCTGCGGGCCGGCGCGGCCGGATACGTCTACAAGGACATCGACCCGGAGGCGCTGGCCGGAGCCATCCGCTCCGTCCACGCTGGCCACGTGCTCCTCCAGCCCGAGGTGGCCCTCGCCCTGCTCTCCCAGGAGGAGCAGGGTTCCCCGGCGGGCCGGCCCGGCTCGCTGACCGACCGCGAACGCGAGGTCCTGGGCCTGATCGCCGACGGCCGCTCCAACCGCGAGATCGCCCGGGCCCTGGTCCTCTCCGAGAAGACGGTCAAGACCCACGTCTCGAACATCCTGATGAAGTTGGACCTTTCCGATCGGACCCAGGCCGCATTGTGGGCGGTCAGACACGGGATCGCCGAGTGA
- a CDS encoding chaplin, producing MKNFKKAAAVTMIAGGLLAAGAGVSSAHGGASAEGEALNSPGVASGNQVQVPVHVPVNVVGNTVNVIGLLNPAFGNTGVNA from the coding sequence GTGAAGAACTTCAAGAAGGCCGCAGCCGTCACCATGATCGCGGGCGGCCTCCTCGCCGCCGGCGCCGGTGTCTCCTCGGCGCACGGCGGTGCGTCGGCGGAGGGCGAGGCCCTGAACTCGCCCGGCGTGGCCTCCGGGAACCAGGTCCAGGTCCCCGTGCACGTCCCCGTGAACGTGGTCGGCAACACCGTCAACGTGATCGGCCTGCTCAACCCCGCCTTCGGCAACACCGGCGTCAACGCCTGA
- a CDS encoding SPFH domain-containing protein yields the protein MQPIIIVLIILVVLVFIALVKTIQVIPQASAAIVERFGRYTRTLNAGLNIVVPFIDSIRNRIDLREQVVPFPPQPVITQDNLVVNIDTVIYYQVTDARAATYEVASYIQAIEQLTVTTLRNIIGGMDLERTLTSREEINAALRGVLDEATGKWGIRVNRVELKAIEPPTSIQDSMEKQMRADRDKRAAILQAEGVRQSEILRAEGEKQSSILRAEGDAKAAALRAEGEAQAIRTVFESIHAGDADQKLLAYQYLQMLPKIAEGDANKLWIVPSEIGDALKGLSGAMGNFGPMGGGTGFNPGGTGKDGGGIPAARDKDGADRREQPPID from the coding sequence ATGCAACCGATCATCATCGTCCTGATCATTCTGGTGGTTCTGGTCTTCATCGCACTGGTCAAGACGATCCAGGTGATCCCGCAGGCCAGCGCCGCCATCGTCGAGCGGTTCGGCCGCTACACCCGCACCCTCAACGCGGGCCTCAACATCGTCGTCCCGTTCATCGACTCGATCCGCAACCGGATCGACCTCCGCGAACAGGTCGTTCCGTTCCCGCCGCAGCCCGTCATCACCCAGGACAACCTGGTCGTCAACATCGACACCGTCATCTACTACCAGGTGACCGACGCCCGGGCCGCGACCTACGAAGTGGCCAGCTACATCCAGGCCATCGAGCAGCTCACCGTCACCACGCTCCGCAACATCATCGGTGGCATGGACCTGGAGCGGACCCTCACCTCCCGCGAGGAGATCAACGCGGCCCTGCGCGGCGTCCTCGACGAGGCCACCGGCAAGTGGGGCATCCGCGTCAACCGCGTCGAGCTCAAGGCCATCGAGCCGCCGACCTCCATCCAGGACTCGATGGAGAAGCAGATGCGCGCCGACCGCGACAAGCGCGCCGCGATCCTCCAGGCCGAAGGTGTCCGGCAGTCCGAGATCCTGCGCGCCGAGGGTGAGAAGCAGTCCTCCATCCTGCGCGCCGAAGGTGACGCCAAGGCCGCCGCGCTGCGCGCCGAGGGCGAGGCCCAGGCCATCCGTACGGTCTTCGAGTCCATCCACGCCGGCGACGCCGACCAGAAGCTCCTCGCCTACCAGTACCTCCAGATGCTCCCGAAGATCGCCGAAGGAGACGCCAACAAGCTCTGGATCGTGCCGAGCGAGATCGGCGACGCCCTCAAGGGCCTCTCCGGCGCCATGGGCAACTTCGGCCCCATGGGCGGCGGTACGGGCTTCAACCCGGGCGGCACCGGCAAGGACGGCGGCGGCATCCCGGCCGCGCGGGACAAGGACGGCGCGGACCGCCGGGAACAGCCCCCCATCGACTGA
- a CDS encoding S-adenosylmethionine:tRNA ribosyltransferase-isomerase gives MLARIPAEQRGPGLGRDAVRLLVSRGSEQVSLHAFRELPGLLRAGDVLVVNTSTTLAAAVDARLGGEDLVVHFSTRGDGGYPGTGPRGDLWAVELRTPAGGGTTRPRAGGPAGAVLELPGGHRLTLEEPLTAGADRLWWARPSPAPGGVPALLRTYGRPIRYAYTERDQPISAYQTVFAVPAADGAGSAEMPSAGRPFTAELVARLVSRGVQFAPLVLHTGVASQEAHEPPYPERYGVSATTAGLVNAARAAGGRVIAVGTTAVRALESAADASGRVRPAAGWTDLVVTPERGVRVVDGLLTGLHEPEASHLLMLEAVAGRAAVRLGYAEALARLCLWHEFGDVHLLLKDENRDHMHCDSNAR, from the coding sequence TTGTTGGCACGGATCCCGGCCGAGCAGCGGGGGCCGGGGCTGGGGCGGGACGCCGTGCGGCTCCTGGTGTCCCGGGGCAGCGAGCAGGTGTCGCTGCACGCCTTCCGGGAGCTGCCGGGGCTGCTGCGGGCGGGGGACGTACTGGTGGTGAACACCTCGACCACGCTGGCGGCCGCCGTGGACGCCCGGCTGGGCGGCGAAGACCTGGTGGTGCACTTCTCGACCCGGGGCGACGGGGGATACCCCGGAACGGGGCCCCGGGGCGACCTCTGGGCGGTGGAGCTGCGCACCCCGGCCGGCGGCGGGACGACCCGACCGCGCGCCGGGGGGCCGGCCGGTGCGGTGCTGGAGCTGCCGGGCGGGCACCGCCTCACCCTGGAGGAGCCCCTGACGGCGGGCGCGGACCGGCTGTGGTGGGCGCGCCCCTCCCCCGCGCCCGGCGGGGTGCCGGCGCTGCTGCGGACGTACGGGCGGCCGATCCGGTACGCGTACACGGAGCGGGACCAGCCGATCTCGGCCTATCAGACGGTGTTCGCGGTGCCGGCCGCCGACGGGGCGGGCTCGGCGGAGATGCCGAGCGCGGGCCGGCCCTTCACGGCGGAGCTGGTGGCGCGGCTGGTGAGCCGGGGGGTGCAGTTCGCCCCGCTGGTCCTGCACACGGGGGTGGCCTCGCAGGAGGCGCACGAGCCCCCGTACCCGGAGCGGTACGGGGTGTCCGCCACGACGGCGGGTCTGGTGAACGCCGCCAGGGCCGCCGGAGGGAGGGTCATCGCGGTGGGGACCACGGCGGTACGGGCCCTGGAATCGGCCGCGGACGCATCGGGGCGGGTGCGCCCGGCCGCGGGGTGGACCGATCTGGTGGTGACTCCGGAGCGCGGGGTGCGGGTGGTGGACGGGCTGCTGACCGGGCTGCACGAGCCCGAGGCGTCCCATCTGCTGATGCTGGAGGCGGTCGCGGGGCGGGCCGCCGTACGGCTCGGGTATGCCGAGGCACTGGCCCGTCTCTGCCTCTGGCACGAGTTCGGGGACGTCCATCTGCTACTCAAGGATGAGAACCGTGACCATATGCATTGCGACAGCAACGCACGGTAA